Genomic DNA from Bacteriovorax sp. Seq25_V:
AATATCAGAATTACGACCACTTACACGTCTTTTCTAAATCTTAGCTTTAATTATAATCAATTTTATCGAGAAATCAATAGATTTTACTTCAAATCTTAATTTAATATTAACACTTTATTAGTCATTATCAAGAAATATTGATATTTATAAATAATTTTTGGCATTATTCTCTATGAAAGCTATTGAATATTTTTCAGAGTAACTGAAGAACCGACCTCATTGTTTAACTAGCCTAACTAAAATTTGCGTAAATAGATAATAGAGACACTTAGGAATTAAGTGTCTCATCAATTATTTCTACTTAATTAAGAATATTGCCACGATAGCTTGTCATCTGAATTTGACTATCGAATTGAAACCTATTCTTTTGAGTTCTCTTTATTAGCTTTTTAAGAAGCTCTTCTGCTGTTAATACTGTCTTCTTAGGCATATCACCGATAACAACAAAGTTTAAAAACTTTCCTTCTCCAAAATTACCAGAAGAATCCCCAATTTTTAATATCTCTGCTCCACGCTGAGTTGAACGATAAAGGGCCTGAGAATAAGAGGCATCTTTGTGACCACGCTTTAGGTTTTGATCAACAAATGAATTCATTACATCAAGCATTGATAAAAATGGACCTCCACCAATATCAGAAGCTAGTGACCAATTAACTTTAAACTTATTGGCCTTTTTGTAATCAAATAGCCCTGATCCAAGTCCTAGCTCTTTGTGTGGAGCATTTGAAGTTGGACAGTGAGCAATTGAAGTTCCTGTTTCAGCAAGTCTTTTTAGTTCTTGGTTCGAAAGATAAATTCCATGGCCCATGATTGTTTTTGGTCCAAGAATATTACATCTATCATAAATTTCGGTGTAAGTTTTTACGTCTTCAAAACCTTTTATAGAGCGATAAATAGAGAGTACAAAGTCAATTTCATTCTCAGTTTCACTTAAGTGAGTTTGAATAAAGCTCTTATGCTTATTTGCGATCTTTGCACCTTCGGCCATTGTCTTTGGGTCAGTCGTAATAGCAAAACGAGGAGTCATGACGTAGCGATTCTTATACTTCTTTGCAAGATCTTTAACGATAGCAATGGCATCTTTTGGGTTTTGTAAAAGGTAATCCGGTGAGTTTAAAGTCATAAGCACGTTACCGATAATGAAGTCACCTTCAAATTGCTCAAATGCTTGCTCAACGCTATGGGCATGGATTGAACCATAGCATGCACCACCAATAGTTCCAGTTTGCGCCAACTCTTTAGTAAAGCTTTTAGCTTTCTTGGTCGCAAATGCCTTGCTCTTGAAATTTGCTTCGTAAGGCCAAGTATGATTTTCAAGCCACTGTAGTAAATTTTCTTTTGGCATCATGCGGACTTCATCTTGTACCCAATGAAAATGGTTATCATAGAAACCAGGAGTTATTACTTTTGTTGAAAGATCGACCTCAACAATATGATCATTTTTTGATACTTTAAACTTTGATGCAACTTGTGACTTAGGGCACATTAAAACGATTTGATATCCTTGTTTTCCTTCTTTAGAAATGATGGCATAATCTGTAAGTAAGTTACATTTCTTATCACTAATTGGGTTGATAAAATTTGAATATATAATTTTGTAATTTGCCATAGTATCTCCAATAAATAAAACGAGGAAGCTCCATGAAATACCATCATTTTTATGGTCAAACAATATTAAAGGCGATCTTAATTTGGATCTATATTCTTTTTAGCATTACTTATGCAAATGAGACACACTCCATCAATAATTTCTTAAGGCTTGAAATTGATTCTAGCATCAATCCAGCAACGCTGAATTATATTCAGTATAATACTCAACAAAAAGAATATGATGCCATTATTTTAAGTATTAATACTCCTGGTGGAATATTATCTACGACAAAAGAAATTATCACGACTCTATCAAAAACGAATAAACCAATTATTGTGTGGATCGGTCCAAGTGGCGCGAGTGCAACTTCAGCAGGAGCGATTATTGCAAGTAGTGCCCACTTAATTTATATGGCCGAAGGAACAAATATTGGTGCGGCAACTCCAATTAGTACAACAGGTGATCTCGACAAGAAATCAGATATGCGCCAAAAGGCCGTGAATGACATTAAAGCTCTTGTTCGCGCTCAAGCACAAAAGAATTTCAGAAACTATAAGCCATTTGAGGATATGATCACAACGGCCCAAAGTTATTCTGCTAATGAGGCCATCGATTTGAAAATAGTCAATGGAATCGCTAATAGTATCGATGAAGTGATTTTAAATCTTCAAGGCAAAGAGATTCATCTTGATTCACAGACTGTTAATCTTAAAGTTCTTGGAAGTTATAAGATAATTGACGCTCATATGGATTTAGGACAAAAAGTTTTAAATATCTTAAGTGATCCTTCTCTGGCCTATATTCTTTTTCTCTTAGGAGCAGCCCTTTTATACATCGAGTTTCAAGCCCCCGGAGGTTATATCAGTGGTTCAGTAGGAGTGGTTTCTCTTATTATCGCGGCCATCGGAATGCAGGTTCTTCCACTTAACGCTGGGGCACTAGCTCTCATCCTTTGTGCTGTAGTCTTACTTATTCTAGAAGTTTATATTACAAGTTTTGGACTCCTCACCATTGCCGCGCTTGCTTGTCTGATTTTTGGATCACTATTTCTTTATCGTACTGATGATTCGTATTTGTCACTTTCACTTGGAATAATCATGTCCGTTGTCTCGGCCATAGGGGTCTTTATCTCACTCGTGCTCTATGTCATTCTTAAGAGTCAAAAGAATATTGGGAAGCAACTATTCAATCAGATTGATGGCGAAGAAGGAGTGGTTATCTCGCATCTTTCAGACACACTTTATTCAATAAAAATTAAGGGAGAAATATGGAAGGCCAGTTCCAAAATTGGCTTAAATGGTGGAGACAAAGTTAGAGTCCTATGTAAGAATGAAGACCTCACAGTGAGTGTTGAAAAAACAAAAGGAACTAGTAATGACTAAAAGAACTTACTCTCAATTAATGTCGATTATTTTTTCTCTTTCAATGGCCGAAAATGTTGGCATCAACGAGATAAAATGGCTTAGAAAAGAAATGAAGAATTGGCTTTTCTCAATATTTAAAATTTAGCTAACGACCCTCGGGACTTTGTTTTTTTTAAGCAGAGACAGACAAAGTTTGAGGAGGGAGAGACGAAGGTCGCTAACTCATTAATGAGTATAGCGAAAAAATCCCTGCGAGAAGTCAGGGAAATGTCAAAAGTTTGTAAAATAAAAACACTGGAGTATTTATGTTATTTAGTTTTTTACCTTTCATTATTTTCTTAGCAATCCTTGCCCTTAACAGTGTTAGAATATTAAAAGAGTACGAGAGAGGAGTTATCTTCTTTCTAGGACGTTTAACAGGCGTCAGAGGCCCAGGACTAATCATCCTCATCCCAGGCCTTGAAAAGATGACGAAAGTTGATCTTAGAACTGTAACGATGGATATCCCATCACAGGATATTATCTCAAAAGATAACGTTACATTAAAAGTAAATGGAGTTGTTTACTTTAGAGTTGAAGATCCAAAGAAATCAATAATAGCTGTTGAAGATTTTCTTATGGCAACGGGCCAAATTGCCCAAACGACATTGAGATCTGTTATTGGCCAGTTTGAGCTTGATGAAATTCTCTCTCTAAGAGAGCAGATTAATGTTAAACTACAAACTATACTTGATGAGCAGACTGAGCCATGGGGAATTAAAGTTTCAGCTGTTGAAGTAAAGGCGATTGATCTACCTCTAGAAATGCAAAGGGCCATGGCGAAGCAAGCTGAAGCAGAAAGAAATAAGAGAGCAAAAGTTATTTCAGCTGAGGGTGAACTTGAGGCTTCAAAAAAACTTTCAGAAGCCGCAAAAATTCTTGATGAAAATAAAAATGCAATTATCCTTAGATACCTTGATACAATGAAGGAAATCTCAACAGGAGAAGGAAAATCAACAACATTCTTTCCACTCCCGATTGACTTTTTAAATACATTAGCAGGAAAAAACGACAAGTAATGGATAGTCTAAAAAAAGATTTTACATTAAAACCATTTGAAGAAGCTGAGCATCCCTTCACTATTACAACAAGGGTTGCTCTTGCTAACAAAAAACTCCTTCTATCTTTTGAAGTAGCTGGTGATATTTCCGCGATATTTCTTCCAAAACAAAAAATAAATCCTTCAAGGGCAATAGGTCTATGGAATCAAACATGTTTTGAGTGCTTCTTAAAGTCGAATTTGGATAACCAATACATCGAATTTAACTTTTCCCCTTCGCATGATTGGAATTGTTTTCATTTTCACTCTGTAAGTGATGAACTAAAAGAATGGACGCAATTAAAAGATATCATTATCGAATCAAAGACAACAGAGAATGGTATCATTCTTATGGCAAAGATAGATCTAAAATTTCTCCCTGCATCACTTACGATGGCAAATGAGCTAAGAATTTCGACAACTGCTGTTATTAGTACTGACAAAGGGATAAGTTATTGGGCGATTAAGCATATGGATGACAGACCGAATTTCCATCATCCAGAAAGTTATGTGAGATTATCTTAGTTTACACACTGAAAGTTAGAATCTTCGGCCAAGACAACTTTAAACTCCTGACTCAATTGAAGATAAAATACTTCAACAGTAAATTCCTGATTAATAAAGTTTCTTTCAAATTTACTAAATACACCAAGGCTTACATTAAATTGTGGAGCAGAAGAGCCAAGATAATCAACAGCAGTATCAACTCTTTCTACTGATACTATTGGGTTTAATACAAAAGCTTTCATACCTTGTAGACCACATTTGTCATTATACATTTCAATAATTTTATTTTGAACAATAACATCTAGCTCAGTTTCTCTACCGGACCAGCCAGTACTCGCCATTGATAAACTTTGTGATACGAAAAGTGCAGCTAAAATAAAATTCTTAAAAATCATAAATTCTCCTAATCTGAAATACACTTATGCCAAAACAGAGCAATTTCATCAATTATTTAGATCCAACTATTACCTTTTTACATTCACAAAATATGTGAAAAATTCTAATAATTTTAGGTGTATATACCGAAAATATTGTCGTGAAGAAATTAAAAGTTCCAAATATTTTTGACTACAAAGATTATCGTAAGTTTTTAAACGATATTTTTGAACTCAATAAGGCACAGGATAAGAATTTTACTTATGGTGCCTGGGCAAAGGATATCGGCCTATCTAGCATATCGGGACTGACAATGGTTCTAAAAGGACAAAGAGATGCGGGAAAAAATATTCAAAGCCTACTGATCAAAAACTTAAAACTTGATAAAGAACAGGCACAGTATTTCTCTAGCCTAGTTAAGTTTCAAAAGCAGGCCAAGAATGACTCTAACCTTCTAGTCTATATGGTTGATAACCACAAGCTTGAGGAAAAAATAGAGGACTCACACAGACCTCTACAATTTAAATGGCAAATGGGCTTTATTCGTGAAGCAGTTAAGTGGAATGACTTTAACCCGAATGATGATTGGCTGAGACAGAAATCTCGCTTTGAAGTTCAACCTGAAGAGCTGGCCGATATTCTCAATGAAATGAAAGAAGAGAAAATGCTTATCAAAAGTGATGATAAGTATCTTGTAAATGAATCATACCGTCCACTGAATCTTGATACGCGATACTTTCAATACCTTCACAAAGAATTTCTAAGAATGGTTGATAATGCATACGATATTGATTTTAAAAAGCGTGCTTTAGAGTATCGAATGGTCGTCATAAAAAAAGATGACGTCCAAAAAGCAAAAGAACGTATCCAAGAATTTCTACAAAGTTTTATTGAGGAATTTGATCAAAGAGATATTTCAAGCGAGGAAAGTGACATTTATCTAACATCACTTCACCTCACTCCATTTTCAAAATAAGTGACTAGAGCTCTACGCGAGAGATCCAAGAGTTTTGCGCATTTCCACAGTGCATTTGCAAGAATGCCTTACCAGAAACTTCAGTAACCCCAAGAGATACGCAGTCAGCTGGGATAGTGTAATTAGATTGGAGTGGCTTAATTAATTTACCATCAACAAACTTTAAAACTCCTACCGTATCACCATAGATTGACTTTGTATCAGTGAAAACGCCTGCGCTTCCATCACTAAGCAAAACAGACTGGAAGCTTTGAGAGAATGCAAACCCAGGGTAACCCGATTCACGATCCACAGGAAGCTTCGACTGTGTCATTATTCCATCTGAATCGACTTGGATGGCAAATACATTATAGCGACTTTCTAGAAAGTAAGTCATCCCCTTCTCCTTACCATCAATGATATCAATCGTAGAAATAAGAAGGTCTGACCATGAGCCTGAGTCAAACTTCAACTTCTTCCCATCAAGATTGCCAAATCTGATAAAGTTACGAGAAAAGACTGTTGAGAAATTAATATCGTCTGAAAAAATATTTTCAAAAGACTTCGGTCTCATGAAGTCATTTCCAAAAGTATTAGTGGTTGATTTTTTAATAATAGAGAATGTCTCTGCATCGTAGAATTTAACAAGAGCTGTTTTCTTATTATAACCAACCCCATAATTTACAACTACATTTACTGCACCTTTGACAAGTTCAGACTCTGACTGAAGAACAACCTCAGACATATTAATCTCTTCAAACTCTTCAATATCAAGACGAGCGATGAGACTTCTCATATTCTTATCCGAATTCAGAGTTCTAATTTTAAGATCAACTCCTCCTTCTTCATTTGTTTCAGGAAGTAAGAAGTATGCTCTTTTTTCAATAGAATTCGCCTGTCTATCGATCGGATCAAGTCCATTATCTTCAAATGGCATTGACCAATTTCTTTCAAAAACTGGAAGCTTTACTATACCAAACTCTGTTTTAAGCTTTAAGTAAGAAAAATTCTCAAAGCCTCTTGTAAATGATAGCCCTTCAAAACGACTGGCCTTAAACTTCCAGTAATTCTTTTCAAATAGTGGTTTTCCATCTTCATCAAAAAATGCAAAGAAGTATGATTTCTTATCAGCAGTCGCACCGTAAACAAAATAATCATCCTTTCCGTCAAAATTTGCATCATATTTCATGATTGCGGAAATGGCTGAGTCTTCTTCAAGATTTAAAAGAATAGGATCCATTGTTCTACTCTCTTCTTTAAGAAGATAAATACGTTTCTTATTGCCTCCGTCTACGAAGAACATATCTTGAGCTACTTTATTAGAATTTCTAATAAGAACACGCTGAAGTGAGCTTCTCTTCACGGCCGGATTGATTGTCAAGATCGCCTTAGCGGGGATTTTTGTGATAAGCTTCTTTTCTTGCTTGCTAGCATTGATGTTAAGATCAATTTCGATATCAATATTTTGTATCTTGGTATCGGCACTCACAGCGACAGATAAGCTTTGATTCGAGTTGATATTAAGATCTCTTACATGACCTTTTATAATCATTTCATTTTCAACAACAGAAATTGAAAGTTCTTTGATCTCAGATGTATTGTAAGTTAAAGCTAGATTTTCTTCAGCAATAGGAAGAAGTGAAGCAAAGTCAAATTTAAAAGAAAAGCTTGTGCCATCTACCGTTACTTCATCAACATTCTTCAAGTTAACATCGAGAAAGTTATTGTACTTACGAGCAAGGGCAGCATCATAATCAATCAGTCGAAGACCATTCACACTTCTTGCACTATTTAAAATGATCTCTCGTACTTTTGCGACAGAAAGACTCGGGTCTTGAGATTTCAACATTCCTGCTAGAGCAGCAACATATGGAGCAGCATAAGACGTCCCTGTTTTAACATCATACTTATTAATACGAAGGATTTCTGACTCCATGCCAGTTGGTATTGTTGATATAATATTCTCTCCCGGAGCATAAATATCAACTTTTTGACCAAAGTTTGAACTTACAACTTTGTCGCCATTACCGTCTATTCCTCCGACACAAATAACTCTTGAATAGTTACATGGAAAAACTGGCTTATTTTTATTATTATTTCCTGCCGCTGCAACAATCACCACACCATTATCCATTGCATAATCAAATGCAGCTTTTACTTTTGGAGTGATTACAATTTTAGGAAATCCCATACTAAGGTTAACTACACTTGCACCATTTTTAGTAGCAAAGATAACTCCGTTAGCGATGAGCTCTGAAGTTAATTTTCCATCACTCGTAAAACCTGAGAACTTATCATCAAGTGCCTTTATTCCCATGATTTTGATTTTTGAGTGGGCCGCTCCAGTAATACCAAGCTCATTATTAGTCGCAGCGATCTGTCCTGCAATGAATGTACCGTGACCTAACTTATCAGAAAGGTCAGATGTATTTGTGAGAATATTTATCCCATGACACGGGTACTTGAAACGGTCTTCACCAACAATATTTTTGCAAACAGGATTTTCCCACAGACTTGCTTTAATATCTTCATGCTCAATATCAAGCCCAGAGTCAATTACTGCAACAACGATAGACTTTCCTTCTTTTTCAAGTTTAGAAATATTTTTTGCAGCATTAATATCAATCCCTGGTGTCGCATGAACAACTTCTCTATTATACTCACCAACTCGACGCGTATACTTTTGACCATCATTTTTAACAGACCACTGTCTCGAGTCGAGCTCTGTTGTTGCTAATGTAGATAGTGTAAGTAGTGATGTGATTAGGATATTAATTTTCATTACAGTCTCTCCCTGAACCAATTCCCATCGAGTTCACCACCTAGGACACCAAGAAACTTCTTAATAGCATCAAATGGTCCAGTTTTATACTTACTATTTCTTCGCCCAAAAGAGTTACCTGCAATTGGTTTATAAATATACTCATGATTTTTTCTAAATCCATTCACACTAGATTCAAGGTAAATATTATCAATTCCTACAAAATCAATCAGGTCGTCAATATTCACATAGTGAGCGTAGTAATAAACAAGGCGGGCAATACATTTTTGTCCATCTTTTATTTCGTCATCATAAAACTTGTTTAAACAACCACGTGCAAATCTTTCAATATGATCATAATCTCCACAACGTAACTCTTCAGCGATTGTTTTCGAACCTCCATGCTCATTATTATGGTAGCATCTTGCACTTACATGCTTCTGAGCTGCTTTCTCAAGTTTTTTGATATCCTCGCTCGAAGCAAATAACATTTTCTTCACGGCCTTATCAAAGAAGTGAAGCTTGGATTCAATTTTATAAAGTGAAAGATCACCCGCATCATTAGAGTGCTCCCCTGTAAATATCTCTCTTTGGAATTTCTCATTTACTTTCTTCATCTTTTTCCAAAGTCTTTTTTGAGAAATTGACCCACCTTCGGTCTTATCTAGATAAGTCGCATACATTGTTGAGAAATTATCGACATCTCCATCTTTCTTAACATCTTTTAATTTAGCTTCAAATCGAACATCTGTAGTATAAGCTGTTCCGTAGAGGTTACGTCCAAGATTTCTATGTGGATCAACATCAAAGCTAAAAAAGTTTGAATACATTTGAAGATAATAATTAGCTACATCTTTAAAGAAGTTAACATAATTAAATCCTGATTTATTTCCATATGTCGAAGATACAAAGCGTGTATCCTCTGCTCCTTTGAACTTAACAAGCATATCAGTCAATTTCTTTGCCCATTTGCTTACATAGAAAAGAAAACTAAACTTTGTTGAACCATCGTTAATTTTACTCGTAACTTTCACAGGAAAATCAGCTACTGCCTCAGTGTCTCTATTTTCAAGAATAGACACAAATTTCGCTACGTTCTTATAGAAGTCAGGGTTATCATTAAGATTTGGATCAAAGTTAAAGCTATAGTAATTCATATTCATTGTTCCAAAGGCCTTCTTAGACTCTCCAGACAAGATAGGGATTAGATAATTAAGCCCACCACGCATATAAAGCTCTTTGATATTTCCATCATCGAAATATACTTGGAACTCAAACTTTGATTTTCTATAAACTTGTATTCTCTTAAGTACTTTAAATCTAGAACCAACAGTTCCTGTAATTGAACTTCCATCAATGAGTGGTCCTTTTAAAGATAGAGAAACATCGGGAACAAAGTTTTCAGAGATAATTAAAGATTCTCCGATCCCCAATTCTTTCGATATTTTTTCATAAATTTTAGAAATTTCACTGTAACGATCTTCACTCGTCATTGAATCAGTTTTCCCAACAGATTCAAAGTTCTTTCTCAATCGACGAGTCAGCCAATTAACAAGAATATTCTTATATGGTTCCGACAAGGCCTGCTTCATTGAAGAGATTGGCTTAACATGTGAATAGCTTAGTAGTACTCCCATATTAGGAAACACGCTTCCACTGATAACCTGATTAATAACCCTTTCAAGTCCAAAGAACCAACCAATCGAGACAGAAAGTCCCGCAGTATCGGCTAGCTGAACAAAGTTGTCTGTACCAAGGGCTCCACCAATAACAATGTCTCGACCTAAAATCAAATTACCATTTAGCACAGGCGTATTCCATGAACTCATAGGAAGCGCTGGAAATTCTCCATGCTCAGTAAAGTATTTAATTGCATATTCTTTATTTTCTTCAAAATCTTTAAGTAACCACTTATAGCGTGCCTCACCATTACTAAAAACACGTAGCTCATCATTTAACATATCGACGGCCGAAGAGATTACAGTTGATTGAAGTTCAGAAAG
This window encodes:
- a CDS encoding amidohydrolase family protein, which encodes MANYKIIYSNFINPISDKKCNLLTDYAIISKEGKQGYQIVLMCPKSQVASKFKVSKNDHIVEVDLSTKVITPGFYDNHFHWVQDEVRMMPKENLLQWLENHTWPYEANFKSKAFATKKAKSFTKELAQTGTIGGACYGSIHAHSVEQAFEQFEGDFIIGNVLMTLNSPDYLLQNPKDAIAIVKDLAKKYKNRYVMTPRFAITTDPKTMAEGAKIANKHKSFIQTHLSETENEIDFVLSIYRSIKGFEDVKTYTEIYDRCNILGPKTIMGHGIYLSNQELKRLAETGTSIAHCPTSNAPHKELGLGSGLFDYKKANKFKVNWSLASDIGGGPFLSMLDVMNSFVDQNLKRGHKDASYSQALYRSTQRGAEILKIGDSSGNFGEGKFLNFVVIGDMPKKTVLTAEELLKKLIKRTQKNRFQFDSQIQMTSYRGNILN
- a CDS encoding nodulation protein NfeD — translated: MKYHHFYGQTILKAILIWIYILFSITYANETHSINNFLRLEIDSSINPATLNYIQYNTQQKEYDAIILSINTPGGILSTTKEIITTLSKTNKPIIVWIGPSGASATSAGAIIASSAHLIYMAEGTNIGAATPISTTGDLDKKSDMRQKAVNDIKALVRAQAQKNFRNYKPFEDMITTAQSYSANEAIDLKIVNGIANSIDEVILNLQGKEIHLDSQTVNLKVLGSYKIIDAHMDLGQKVLNILSDPSLAYILFLLGAALLYIEFQAPGGYISGSVGVVSLIIAAIGMQVLPLNAGALALILCAVVLLILEVYITSFGLLTIAALACLIFGSLFLYRTDDSYLSLSLGIIMSVVSAIGVFISLVLYVILKSQKNIGKQLFNQIDGEEGVVISHLSDTLYSIKIKGEIWKASSKIGLNGGDKVRVLCKNEDLTVSVEKTKGTSND
- a CDS encoding slipin family protein; this encodes MLFSFLPFIIFLAILALNSVRILKEYERGVIFFLGRLTGVRGPGLIILIPGLEKMTKVDLRTVTMDIPSQDIISKDNVTLKVNGVVYFRVEDPKKSIIAVEDFLMATGQIAQTTLRSVIGQFELDEILSLREQINVKLQTILDEQTEPWGIKVSAVEVKAIDLPLEMQRAMAKQAEAERNKRAKVISAEGELEASKKLSEAAKILDENKNAIILRYLDTMKEISTGEGKSTTFFPLPIDFLNTLAGKNDK
- a CDS encoding TIGR02147 family protein codes for the protein MKKLKVPNIFDYKDYRKFLNDIFELNKAQDKNFTYGAWAKDIGLSSISGLTMVLKGQRDAGKNIQSLLIKNLKLDKEQAQYFSSLVKFQKQAKNDSNLLVYMVDNHKLEEKIEDSHRPLQFKWQMGFIREAVKWNDFNPNDDWLRQKSRFEVQPEELADILNEMKEEKMLIKSDDKYLVNESYRPLNLDTRYFQYLHKEFLRMVDNAYDIDFKKRALEYRMVVIKKDDVQKAKERIQEFLQSFIEEFDQRDISSEESDIYLTSLHLTPFSK
- a CDS encoding S8 family serine peptidase, with the translated sequence MKINILITSLLTLSTLATTELDSRQWSVKNDGQKYTRRVGEYNREVVHATPGIDINAAKNISKLEKEGKSIVVAVIDSGLDIEHEDIKASLWENPVCKNIVGEDRFKYPCHGINILTNTSDLSDKLGHGTFIAGQIAATNNELGITGAAHSKIKIMGIKALDDKFSGFTSDGKLTSELIANGVIFATKNGASVVNLSMGFPKIVITPKVKAAFDYAMDNGVVIVAAAGNNNKNKPVFPCNYSRVICVGGIDGNGDKVVSSNFGQKVDIYAPGENIISTIPTGMESEILRINKYDVKTGTSYAAPYVAALAGMLKSQDPSLSVAKVREIILNSARSVNGLRLIDYDAALARKYNNFLDVNLKNVDEVTVDGTSFSFKFDFASLLPIAEENLALTYNTSEIKELSISVVENEMIIKGHVRDLNINSNQSLSVAVSADTKIQNIDIEIDLNINASKQEKKLITKIPAKAILTINPAVKRSSLQRVLIRNSNKVAQDMFFVDGGNKKRIYLLKEESRTMDPILLNLEEDSAISAIMKYDANFDGKDDYFVYGATADKKSYFFAFFDEDGKPLFEKNYWKFKASRFEGLSFTRGFENFSYLKLKTEFGIVKLPVFERNWSMPFEDNGLDPIDRQANSIEKRAYFLLPETNEEGGVDLKIRTLNSDKNMRSLIARLDIEEFEEINMSEVVLQSESELVKGAVNVVVNYGVGYNKKTALVKFYDAETFSIIKKSTTNTFGNDFMRPKSFENIFSDDINFSTVFSRNFIRFGNLDGKKLKFDSGSWSDLLISTIDIIDGKEKGMTYFLESRYNVFAIQVDSDGIMTQSKLPVDRESGYPGFAFSQSFQSVLLSDGSAGVFTDTKSIYGDTVGVLKFVDGKLIKPLQSNYTIPADCVSLGVTEVSGKAFLQMHCGNAQNSWISRVEL